Proteins from a single region of Candidatus Omnitrophota bacterium:
- a CDS encoding type II secretion system protein GspE, producing the protein MPKSKYLKLGELLVKENLLTESQLEKAISVQRQEGLRLGEIIVKLGMIKEDQLVSVLGKQLGIPYFSFGTGMLKPTSDQGLDQLIPQEFALKNSILPLSRTLNSLTVAMADPLDLILIDNLKKLTNCDINPIIATKTDIQKAIEEFYGKSRMLEEAVEASYDIDSYSVEKDANVEQELSLDKLIARAEEAPVVKLVDLIIRQAISERASDIHIEPFKDRISLRYRIDGKLYEIPPPAKHLHLPIISRVKILSKLDIAEKRLPQDGAISVKIDERQIDLRVSTIPTIYGEKVVMRILDRSAVVLDLGVMGFEPKQLEDLRRCIKAPYGLIFLTGPTGSGKTTTLYAILNEIKSPDSNIVTIEDPVEYKLDGINQVQIKPDIGLTFAAALRSFLRQDPDIMLVGEVRDLETAEICMRSALTGHLVLSTLHTNDAPSAVSRLIDIGIEPYLITPSLICVVAQRLLRKLCPECKEAYEPTPEQLGGVKLNSDLIYRAKGCSKCSQIGYKGRTTISEIMVMNNDIRDLVSQRASFQKIKEVARAKGMQTLYESGIRKVELGITSLEEALSVTLGVE; encoded by the coding sequence ATGCCTAAATCAAAATACCTGAAATTGGGAGAACTCTTGGTAAAAGAGAACCTTTTGACCGAATCCCAGTTGGAGAAGGCTATTAGCGTCCAAAGGCAGGAAGGCCTTCGTCTAGGGGAAATAATAGTCAAATTGGGCATGATTAAGGAAGACCAGCTTGTATCTGTTTTAGGTAAACAGCTGGGTATACCTTATTTTAGTTTTGGGACCGGCATGCTTAAGCCAACCTCTGATCAGGGGTTGGATCAATTGATCCCGCAGGAATTCGCGCTGAAAAATTCAATTCTTCCGTTATCAAGGACCTTGAATTCATTGACCGTAGCAATGGCAGATCCTTTAGACCTGATACTTATCGATAATCTGAAAAAACTGACTAATTGTGATATAAACCCTATTATTGCTACAAAGACTGATATCCAGAAAGCAATCGAAGAGTTTTATGGTAAATCGAGGATGCTTGAAGAAGCAGTGGAAGCCTCATATGACATAGACAGCTATTCAGTTGAGAAAGATGCAAACGTTGAGCAGGAGCTAAGCCTTGATAAATTGATCGCCCGCGCAGAAGAGGCACCGGTTGTAAAGCTGGTAGACCTTATAATCAGGCAGGCGATTTCAGAACGTGCATCAGACATACATATTGAGCCTTTTAAAGACAGGATATCCTTAAGGTACAGGATTGATGGTAAGCTTTATGAGATTCCTCCTCCGGCAAAACACCTGCACCTTCCGATAATATCAAGGGTCAAAATATTGAGTAAGCTTGATATTGCGGAGAAGCGCCTCCCTCAAGATGGGGCTATTTCGGTAAAAATTGACGAAAGGCAGATCGACCTGAGAGTTTCTACTATTCCTACTATTTACGGTGAAAAAGTGGTTATGAGGATCCTGGACCGTAGCGCTGTTGTGCTTGACTTAGGAGTGATGGGGTTTGAGCCTAAGCAATTGGAAGATTTAAGAAGGTGCATAAAAGCGCCATATGGGCTTATTTTCTTGACCGGCCCTACGGGTAGCGGGAAAACAACCACACTTTATGCCATATTAAATGAGATTAAGAGTCCGGATAGCAACATAGTCACTATTGAGGATCCGGTTGAGTATAAACTTGATGGTATAAATCAGGTGCAGATAAAGCCGGATATCGGCCTTACTTTTGCTGCGGCATTAAGGAGTTTTTTAAGGCAGGACCCGGATATTATGCTGGTAGGCGAGGTCAGGGATCTGGAAACAGCAGAGATATGTATGAGATCAGCCCTTACCGGGCATTTAGTTCTAAGCACCCTGCACACAAATGATGCGCCTTCAGCGGTAAGCAGGCTTATTGATATAGGAATCGAGCCGTATCTTATAACTCCTTCCTTAATTTGTGTTGTTGCGCAGAGATTGTTACGTAAACTTTGTCCCGAATGCAAAGAGGCTTATGAACCGACTCCTGAACAACTTGGCGGAGTTAAGCTTAATAGTGATTTGATTTATAGGGCTAAAGGCTGCTCTAAATGCAGCCAAATAGGGTATAAAGGCAGGACGACAATTTCAGAAATCATGGTGATGAACAATGATATCAGGGATTTAGTATCGCAAAGGGCATCATTTCAGAAAATAAAAGAAGTAGCCAGGGCAAAAGGCATGCAGACTTTATATGAATCCGGGATAAGAAAAGTAGAATTAGGTATTACATCTTTAGAGGAAGCGCTTTCGGTAACATTAGGAGTGGAATAA
- a CDS encoding type II secretion system F family protein encodes MAKYFYTARDATGKKVIGSEDVPSEDELISRLQAQNLIVIDVSSAYKEGVVEPKAVTEKREQTKIKFHSKKGHGRVTTQDLMLFCRQLTTLLGAGVTILKSLDIITKQVSSRKLFEVIKGLQKHMEAGLSLHEAMAKFPKVFSELWVNLVESGEASGNLPVVLNRLASYLERNAAFKAKIISALIYPCILLVAGTGALLFLTIKIIPTFAEIFDSFNVTLPFITLMLIKTSDILRKYLVVFIVIVVSGYFTFRQYIRTPMGRRQWESFLLKLPAFGDFYKALLTERFSSEMSTLIESGVPIMYALEIVERSVGNLTMGDIIKDIKEAVRDGKSLNKPFDDSGFFEPMVTQMVSVGEEIGELPQMFKRINTFYQEYVETALARFTSMFEPLMLVFIGGVIGIMVVGMFLPIFKLTQMRG; translated from the coding sequence ATGGCTAAATATTTTTATACAGCCAGAGATGCTACTGGCAAAAAAGTCATAGGTTCAGAAGATGTGCCAAGTGAGGATGAGCTTATAAGCAGGCTGCAGGCGCAAAATTTAATTGTTATAGATGTCTCATCAGCCTATAAAGAAGGCGTAGTAGAACCCAAAGCCGTTACTGAAAAGAGAGAACAAACCAAGATAAAATTTCATTCAAAAAAAGGCCATGGCAGGGTTACTACTCAGGATCTTATGCTTTTCTGCCGGCAGCTTACAACCTTGCTTGGCGCCGGCGTTACTATCCTGAAGAGCCTTGATATCATAACTAAACAGGTGTCAAGCCGGAAGCTATTTGAAGTAATAAAGGGCCTGCAAAAACATATGGAAGCGGGTTTGAGCCTTCATGAAGCAATGGCTAAATTTCCTAAAGTATTTTCTGAATTATGGGTTAATCTGGTTGAAAGTGGAGAGGCCAGCGGTAACTTGCCGGTTGTTTTAAACAGATTAGCTTCTTATCTTGAGAGAAACGCCGCTTTTAAAGCGAAAATAATTTCAGCTTTGATTTATCCTTGCATACTCCTGGTTGCCGGAACAGGAGCGCTCTTGTTTTTAACAATTAAGATTATCCCGACTTTTGCCGAAATATTTGATAGTTTTAACGTCACTCTGCCATTTATAACATTGATGCTGATTAAGACCAGCGATATCTTGCGCAAGTACCTGGTTGTATTTATAGTAATCGTTGTTTCCGGTTATTTTACTTTCAGGCAGTATATACGCACCCCTATGGGCAGAAGGCAATGGGAGTCATTTTTATTGAAGCTGCCGGCTTTCGGCGATTTTTACAAGGCGCTACTTACCGAAAGGTTTTCTTCAGAAATGTCAACGCTTATTGAGAGCGGTGTGCCGATAATGTATGCTTTAGAGATAGTAGAGCGCAGTGTCGGTAACCTGACCATGGGCGATATCATAAAAGACATAAAAGAGGCGGTAAGAGACGGTAAATCATTAAATAAGCCTTTTGATGACAGCGGTTTCTTTGAGCCGATGGTGACGCAAATGGTAAGTGTTGGCGAAGAAATCGGAGAATTGCCCCAGATGTTTAAAAGGATCAATACTTTTTATCAGGAATATGTTGAGACGGCGCTGGCGCGTTTTACTTCCATGTTTGAGCCGCTGATGCTGGTTTTTATAGGTGGAGTAATCGGAATTATGGTCGTAGGCATGTTTTTACCCATATTTAAGTTAACGCAGATGCGCGGATAA